The nucleotide sequence TCTTACTTTGTAAACTTTTAAATACCACAATAGTAAGTACTGATTCTGACAAAAAGACACTTGCATTACCTGGCCACTCTGACTACGTCCATAAATTAATGAAAAAAATCGAGATTTTCTCAAGCCTAGATTCTCCTGTACTCATTGAAGGACATGAAGGCAATGATTTTGCAGAAGTCGCAGATATCCTTCACGGAAATAGTAATCGTAGTAACATGAGGCTCATTCGTATTAATTGCGAAGATAATAGTGGCCTCCCTATCTATGAACAACTTTTTGGCTCTTCTAGTAAAATACAACAGGCAAAGCAAGGCTCATTATTTATCGAAAACATTGATCAACTTGATATTAGTAGCCAAAAAAAGCTCTATGAATTTATTGCATCAGGAAAACTAAACGAGCAAGATACGAATACTCTGGACACACGTATTATCTGTAGTTCAAAGATCCCCTTTGAAGAAGCCATGAACCAAGGTATCCTTCACCCCATGTTTCGCAATGTTTTTCAGAATTGCACTCTGCATTTATGCGCTCTCCATGAGCACCTAGATGACCTGCCCGATATCGTAGAACATTACTTTATGGAAGCTCGCAAACAGTCTAGCAACAAAGAAATCCAATTGGAAGAAGGAGCTCACCTAGCTTTATATCACTGCCAAGGAAACGAAATGGAAGTCGCCTTCATCTTGAAATTCGCCACGATGAAAGCAAAAACAAATATTATCACTAAAGAACAATTGGAGAAATACACTTGAAAGGAAAACTCATTATGGCTTCTGGTGCCATCGGAAATCCAGAAGACATACCTAGTCGCGCACTCGATGCCGTAAGAGATAGTGACATGCTCGTTTTTGAAGAAGATCGCCCTGCGCGTGCTGTTCTCAAAGCAGCTAAAGTTCACCGTGAATACTGGAAATACTCTGAGCAAGATGAAGTTCACACTCTACGCGAAGTTGAAAAAGCTCTCAAACGCGGCGAAACAGTCTGTTATATGAGTGACCAAGGCTGTCCCACACTAGAAGATCCAGGCTCACCTGTTTTAAAAGCTGCTTGGTCAGTGAAAGCTCAAATCCAAGTCATTCCTGGACCAAGCTCCGTAACTGCCGCTATCTCGGCATGCCCCTTTACAGTTAAAGGCGTGGTCGTCGCTGGCTTCTTATCACGTGACCAAGAAATGCGCGAAAGCGAATTACGCAAATTATCGGCTTCTGGCTACCCCTACTTGATTATGGATACGCCCTATAGAATCCAACATATCCTCGAAAGTTTAAAGAAAGTTTTAGAACTAGAAAAAAAGTTTGTTCTCGCCATAGACATCAGTGGCAAGCATGAAACTTATTTCTACGATAATGCGACGAATATTTTAGCTGAAGCCGCAAAGCTTCCTCCGAAGCTCAACTTTGTCATCATCGTTGAAGGTAAAAAAGAGAAAAAACAGCTTAAACAAGTCGTTCGTGGCAATGGATATAAACAAATCCGCCGGAAAAGGTAAGTAAATAATGCCTTGCTCCTACGCACTCTTTCACTGCCTCAAATAGGTCACTAATATGAAATTAAAGTTAAGCAGTCTTTTTCTTCTTGCTCTTTGTTTATTCTCTTGTAAACAGCCCGACGCTTCTGTAAGTCTATTAAAGATCGAACAGTTATTTGAACAGAAAGACTGGGAAACAGCTGCGTACGAGCTAAAGAAAATGCTGCCTTTGGGGGAAGATCATCCCCGTATCTACGCCCTTTATGCTTATGCACAAAATCGTCGAGGACTTGCTCAGGATGTTGAGAAATTCATCCTCAAGGCCAATCCTACCAACGCTCAAGTGGATCCGCAAATCATGACTATGATTGGCCGTATCCATCTCGAGCGTGGCGAATACCCAGATGCCATCAAAGCTTTGGATATTGCGTATAGAAATGATTTGGATAACGCTATTCCTCTTAAGCTTCTCATCTTAGCGGAAATTAGTAATAGCAAAAAGAATGATGGCTCCTATGACATCAAAAAGTACGTCAAATCTGCAAAAGGCCTCAAGTATCTAATGGGGCGTAAAAACTTGCGCGACGAAGTTTTTTATAACCATGTTGCCATCAAAGAAATTACTAAAGAGGGCAATAGAAACTTCATCATGCCCTTCTTGCAAAAGGCCCATACTTTAGATCCCGGCAATCCAAGTACTACACTCAATGCCGCTATTGCTCTCGACATTATTTATAAGGCTCCCAAACTCGCAAGAATTCGTTACGCTAAGTTCCTCGACATGACCAAGGGAACCAATGATCCACAAATCCCCGAAGTTGAAAGACGACTCAGACAACTTCAGGGTCTTCAATAGCACATGGCCCAAGATTTCGACAGAGCTAAACAACAAGTTAAGGATCGCAGTGATATCGTTGATATCATTGGTTCCCACGTTAAACTTAAAAAGAATGGTCCTAATTTCCTAGGACTCTGTCCCTTTCACAACGAAAAAAGCCCCTCTTTTAACGTCAATCAAAACAATCAATTTTACCATTGCTTTGGCTGCGGAAAAAGTGGCGACGTCTTTAACTTTGTCCAGGATTATGAACAGCTTGATTTTCGTGATGCACTCGAAAAACTAGCTTCTCGAGCCAATGTCATTTTACCCGAATGGGGCAAAGGACAAAGCCCTGAAGAACGCATTAAACAACGCAATGAAAAAGAAGCACTCTACGATGTCTTAGATAAGGCAACTAACTTTTTTCATCAGCAGTTACTACTTCCCCAAGGTGCCGATGCACTCAAATACACTCAGGGCCGTGGCCTCGATCAACAAGTAATCAATAGCTACCGCTTAGGTTATGCACCCAACTCTTGGGACGCCCTAATGAAATGGGCTAATCAACATAATTTTTCAGCTGAGCTCTTAGCCACCGCGGGACTCACTAAGCACAATGAGAAAGGCAAAACTTACGATCGTTTTCGCAATCGTCTGATGTTTCCTATACACGATATAAGTGGTCGAGTCATTGCCTTCTCTGCCAGAGTTCTAGAAAAAGATGACAAAGCCGCAAAATATATCAATAGTCCAGAAACTCCTGTTTTTCATAAAGGCAATGTTCTCTATGGCATTCATATTGCTCATAAACACCTCAAAGAAAGCGAACACTTCGTTATCTGCGAAGGCCAACTCGATGTTATTGCCTGCCATCGTGCAGGAGTAAAAAATGCCATTGCGGCCCAAGGCACTGCCTTCACCGATCAACACGCCTCCATGATTGCGCGTTACGCAAAACACGTAAAACTATGTTTTGATGCCGATGCGGCAGGAAAAAAAGCTGCGGTCAAATGTTTAAACGTCTTACTCCCAAAAGGGGTTATCCCAGAGATTATTTCTTTAGACGAAGGCGAAGATCCCGATACTGTATTGAAGCAACAAGGACCTGAAGTCCTCAAAGAAAAATTATCTGGTGGCATCAATTTCGTCGACTTCATCTTATCTGATTATGGCCCCTCCAGCCCTACTCAAGACAAAGTTAAAATCAGTGAATTCCTGCTCGATATTCTTTCAAAATTACCTAATGTACTGATGGGTGATTGGCATTTACGCCTCGCCTCTAAACTGCAACTCGATGCTCAAGCCATTAGCGAGCAGTTGCGCTATCTCGTTTACAATAAGCGCGATCATAGTCAATACACGAAGCCACAAACTGAACTTCAGCAGGCTCCACAAAAAGTCGCTCCACCACCCCTTAATCTGAACAAAATCAGCAAAAGAGCCATCGCTGAAATCGAGCTCATCACACTCGCATTGAGCAAAGAAACATTTGCTAATTTGGTCTTTGAAAATACCATGGATATCAAACCTGAAACTTCAGCCGCATCAATGGCACTTCACTTTGTGAATTCACATATCGAAATGGGAAATTGGCGCGACTGCAAGCATGACCTCGAAGCTTCTTTCCCCAGTATCTATGAATTAGTTCTTAGGCAAGGTAATATTTCATCTTATCACAAACGAGAAGCTGAAGGGAATGATTATGAAGCACTACTTCAGCTGGTGGATGATTGTGTTAAGCAAATTAACAAAGCTTCCATTGAGCAAAATTGCGAAGAAGTCAAAATGCGCCTACTCAGTGAAGAAGATCCTGAAAAGAAACAAGAGCTATTCAAAGAATACATGAGTCTAAACCAAGAACTCAAAAACGCCTAATAAGCAAGTCTATAATTCAAGATTTTCAGATTCTATTAAGATGAATTTTTCATCTAGTTCTGTGCGAATTTCAATCACATTTATAACAACACTCCTCCTGGGAGCGCGGGCCTCTCGCCCGCATTAAACGAAATCTAGTCCTACACTCCTCCTGGGAGCGCGGGCCTCTCGCCCGCATTTATACTTTATACGCACTAGACCAAGGCCAAGTAGTCAGCTCATTACAGAGCCTGGCTTTTACTGGATTTTGATGAATATATTCAATTGTATTTATAAAGTGCCTTTCATCTCTAATGAAACGATCCCAATACTCTTCTTGCCATAGCTTCCCTCCCGGGAGCGCGGGCGTCTCACCCGCTTTATTCTCTGATAAAAGCTTCCTGATTTCGTGAGCCGTATAAGACTTCCAAGAATGAACCACATCACTTAAGCTGTGCTCTTGATAAGTTTTAATTAATAGGTCCCATAACTTTTCTTACTCTTTGCAGGCGAGACGCCCGCGCTCCCAGGGCGATGATTCCTCTTCTTATTTTTTATACATGCTCTATTTCCATCACTCATGGATCCCAAAATATCTTGTGGCACACTATCTGCTAAACGGTACGTAATCATTTGGTATTTATTAGCGACATCATAATGCGGTAAATAGCCCCGATTATGCCAATTTCTATCGTCCACAAATTCTTGTCGTCTCATCCTTAGCTCTCCACGTAGAACAAAATCTAATCGCTCACACGCAAAATAACAAACTTAGTAAATGGGCTAAGTACTTCGACTCCCACTCCGGAAGCGCGGGCGTCTCGCACGCATTAAACGAAGTCGAGTCCTATACTCCTTCTGGGAGCGCGGGCGTCTCGCCCGCATTAAACGAAGTCGAGTCCTACACTCCTTCTGGGAGCGCGGGCGTCTCGCCCGCAGTAAACGAAGTCGAGTCCTACACTCCTCCTGGGAGCGCGGGCGTCTCGCCCGCATTAAAAAAGACCGAGTCCTACACTCCTCCTGGGAGCGCGGGCGTCTCGCCCGCATTAAAAAAGGCCGAGCTATTAGGCTCGACCTTTTAAAAGTTATCTGTAAACTTATTTAAGCTTCTTTTGATTGCTCAGAACTTGCTGCTTGTTCTGATCCTTCAGCTTTGGCTCTACGTTGCTTTAAGACTTCACCAATCTCTTTGAGCTTATCTTCGGTGAGCGGATAGAAGAGCATCAGAACAAAACCGAATACACAAGGAATGGCGGACATCCAACTTACCATGCCTGAAATACCATCTTGAGCTTCTTGTGATTGCACTGTATTCGCTTCAAAGCCAATCCAAACGAGAACTGCCATTGTGAGCATACCGCCGAGCGTGTAACCAAATTTTTGTGCCATTGTACAAGCTGACATAACGAGACCCGTTGCACGACGACCTGTTTTCCACTCAGAGTAATCTGCCGCATCAGTATACATCGCAAAAACGAGTGCTGCCGTAGGGCCAAACATAAGGTTAATCGCAATATTGACCGCAAAGAGCATTCCAATATTTTCAGGTGAAATCATGCCGAAGACAAAAGTAAGTCCCGCAGTCATGAGCATCAGCAAAGCAAAACCTTTCTTTTTGCCAAGGTACTTTTCGAGGGAACCAACTGCTACTAGTGATACCAAGTTTGCAATTGTACCTGAAAGCATGAAGAGTGGTACGATACCCGTATTACCGACAACGTATTTAAAGTAGTACATGATCGCGCCATTACGCAAGCACACATGGAAGAGTGTAATAATCCCAAGAACAAAAAGAATGAGCCAAGGCTTATTTGTGAGCAAGTCTTTGATATCAGTTTTGAGAGGAGTCTTAACTTCTTGTTTTGGCGGCTTAACACGTTCTTTCGTAGTAGAGAACGTAATCAAAAACATCAGCGCTGCAGAAATACCGAATACCGTTGTGGCCCATTGGAAACCATTCTGCTCATTCACGACTTCAACACTTATCTCTGCACCAGTAAGGTCCACGGGGATCATTTCGTCAGAAATCGTATCTTTGTTCTTTTTAAAGACAGTTCCCATATCAACAGCAGTAGAATCGAAACCTTCGACACAGTATTTGATCTTAGCGAACTCTTCTGTGTTGTCACCTATTTTGTGTTCATTCTCAAATTTATCATCCAAAAAGAGTTTATCATCGCTATTCTTATGAAGGATCTTAGACTCGAGGAAGTAGGTCTCATTATTGATATAGAAAGTTTTTTTACTTTTATAGATCTTCCCTTCATTTTTCTTGTCAGGTACATTCGCCAATTTCATCAGAATTTTTTGGAAAGTACTAGGCTCTTCATAACCAGGAAGCTTAGCCGTTGCTTCAACACGTGAAGCCCCGTTGCCATTTTCTTTCACTACAATGACTTGTTTGTTCTCAATTGTTTCAATTCTAGCTTCAATTACCGTTGTGTCGCCACTTCCGAAGTGTGCCACCATTGGTAGAGTTGTCGCTTGAACGATGATACCACCAGAAAAAGCCATCACAAAACGCCATTGCGAGAAGCTCGTTCTAACTTTTGAATCGGGCGAAACAACTCCCATCAGTGAGGAGTAAGGAATATTGACAACTGTATAAATAAGAACGAAGGCACCGTGGGTGATGTAAGCCCAAGTGAGTTTTCCGCCTGCGGATAGATCGGGGGTTGTAAACATCAGTATGCCAATAATACCGAAAGGCACCGCGCCAAAGAGTAAGTAAGGTCGGAATTTACCCCAACGCGTCTCTGTTCGATCGGCAATAATACCTACGGCTGGATCATTGAGACCATCCCAGATACGAACCACTCCCATGAGCGTAACAAGTACTGCTGGAGCTAAACCAAAAACATCGGTGTAAAAGTAATTGAGATACCAGATGAATTGCATCCAAAAGAGGTTTGAAGCTAAATCGCCCAAACCATAACCGAATTTTTCTTTAAAGCTGATTTTGTCGCTCATATTATTCCTATCCTTATTAACATCATAAATTCCTGCGCGAATATTTTATTCGTGCCTTATTACGCTAATTAATAGCCGTGCTAGGTCAGTAATTGACATTCAGAAATAAATATTGTGTAAATAAAGACTAAGTTCTTAAGAACTTGGAGAATTTAACTTTGTGCTCAATGACTTTTTGCTTGTTTAAGGTAAGATATATCCATCAATAGGAGTCCTTCATCAAACATTTACTTTCACTACTCATTCTCTCTTCGACATTTTTTTTCTCATCCTGTGAATCGGCTAAAACAGAGCTTCCGCCCATAAGAGTGGGGACTTCAGGAGATTACTATCCTATCATTTTCAAAAAAGATGGACAATTCCAAGGAGTTGAAGCAGATCTAGCCGAAGCCCTAAGTATTGAATTAGGTCGACCTATCAAATTTATTGAAATGCCCTTTTCTTCTTTGATCCCTGCCTTAAATGGTCGCCAAATTGATATAATCATGGCGGGCATGTCTATTACTGATGAGAGAAAGAACTTTGTGAAATTTGCGGAACCCTATATGGAAATCAGCCAAATGATGCTTATTCGAACACGGGACATGGGGCGCTTTCGCAAGCCCGGCAATAATTATTATGTCAATTCTGGCATGAAAATGGGTGTCATCTCTGATACCACTGGCGAAACTTTAGCCCAAAAACATTTAAAGAAACAAAACATCAAATCTTACGATAATATTGACCAAGCAGTTGTGGCTTTAAAGCGCAAGCAAATTGACTGCTTTATCCACGATGCTCCTTATATATGGTCCTATACAAATACTAAAGTAGATAAAGAGCTCACGGGTGTGTACTGGGATTTATCTAAAGAAAAATTGGCCTGGGGACTAGGCCTCACTAACTTTTCCCTCCAACAAGATATCGAAAAAGTCTTACTCAAGTGGAAACTCAATGGCTTCAAAGCTAAAATCATCCAGAAATGGGTACCCTACCGAGTAAATTACTCTAACTAAAATTTGAGCTCCATTCGATCTAAACTATTAATAGTAGATTATTTCAGGCATAATTAATTTTTGGCTACTGATCCCCTTACTAGATCGGGCCCATTCTAAGGCTTGGTCAAACATTAATTTCCAATTTTGTCGTATGGTCATTGAGCCTTTATAGAAGCTATCCAATTCACCATCAAATGAAATGATTTTGACGCGTTCCGAATGCCCTTTTTCGGCCATATAAGTTAAAACAATGGGTAGCATATCATGATCTGGAACGAAGAGGTAATCGAGCTCTGTTTCTTTAAAAACCGTACTTAAAACCCCTGCCACATCATTAATTTTTTTACTTAAGGTTCGTTGGTGAATCGCCAGTTTTAAGTCATGTGTATGAAGCAATTCTTGAAAATAGATTTCGCGAACGGCTAAAAAGGGTTCTTCTTCACTGAGCGGAGGAACTAATAGTCCTATTCGAGCTTCCGCATCCTTCAATTTAATACTGCTTAAAACTTCATCAATTGCCCCAAATGTATCGGTAGCATGAAAGTTGAATTCAGGATCAGAGCGATTAATTAAAATTTGTTCAATCGCACTTTCTTTAAGTTTTTTGATATAATAACGCGCTCGAATTGAAGGGCGACTCCAGATAACACGGCTACTGGGATTGAGCATGATTTCCGAAAAATATTCTTCTATATTTGAGCTACAATGAATGCTGTAATCAAGATCATTAATCTCCGACAACATCAGCGAAAGAATCCCATTAAACTTATTCGATTCTGCACACTCAACATCATTATTTAAAATGATATAAATATGATGCTTATTATCGGGTGATTTTACGTATGTCCCCGAGCCCTGATGTGACTCGAGTATCCCTTCTTGTACGAGCTGACGAATGACTTTGTCGATAGAGCCCCGAGAAACCGAATATTTCTCCATCAATTCATGACGCGTGGGCAACAAACTTCCGCCTGGATACAGGCCTGCGTTAATCTCTTTTCGCAGTTCTTGTTTAACTCTATCGGTAATACTCATACGAATAAACTCTTTATTTATTGCAACTCAGAAACGGGGTAAGGAGTACTTTGCTTCTTCGTTGCCATTCTAACTTTTTGAATAGTTTTTTCGGATATCGCTCCCGATTTATTACCAAAATGATTGCGAATATAAGTTGCGATCCCCGCAATATCTTTATCTTTGAACATGGGATTGGCACCTAAGCCTGGCATCGGCATCGGTGTATTATATTTCTTTTTGTTCACTGTGATAGGACCATATAAACCATGAAGCATCACTTTAATCAAGCGTTCTTGACTGCCGTTTACCCATTCACTTTTAACCAGTGGCGGTCCCATATTGGGTAAACCTTCAGCATCGGGACCATGGCAACCAAAACAATTGGCATGACCAAAAAAGAGTTCTTTACCATGATTAAATAATGCCTTATCTGCTTTTGATAATTTTGCGTAATTACTTTGGACTTTTTTCTTGCCCAATTGCGCATAAGTCGATTTCGCTTTTTTATCCTTAAGTAGTGAAGCATAAGCAGTAAAGTCTTTATAATTTGAACCGAGACCACTCATAAGTGCCTCAGTCACATACTTCTTTCCTTTAAATTTATTTGCGAGCTCCGCAACCGTTTTAAAATCATCGCCAGCAAAGAAATCGGAACTAATCAAAAGGAGCTGTAGCGCTTCTTCATAATTGGCTTGTTTCGCAAATGCTATTAGTTCGCTACGCATTGCCTGACGATCTGCTTCATTCATAAATTCAGCTACCGCTAAAGCATTCACTCGCACTTTCACATTATCATTTTTTAATGCAATGCGAACCACGCTTGGGCTAACTGCCCCAAGGCCTTCTAAAGTCCACAAAGCATTTATAATCAATCGTGGATCTTCACTAGTTCCAACTACCTTAACAATTGCAGGCACTGCAATTTTATCCTGTTTGAAAACAAGTTGTTGACGGGCCGTATCACGAACTAAACCACTTGGGTGTAATAAGTAAGACACTAATTGACTCGCAGATAAGCCTGATAGTTTTGCCGTTTTAGAAAGCTTATTTTGCGTACTTCGCAAACGGTATATGCGTCCACGTTCATTATTACCTTTATCCAAACCACGTGATAAGATCTGTTTACGCAAGTAGCTCGTTACAAATACTCTGTGCTGAAGTATACCGTGATAAATATCTAAAATATAAATGGATCCATCTGCGGCCGTGTAGAGATTAACGGGGCGAAAACGCTCATCAGTAGAAGCCAAGAGCTCTTGCTTATTATAAATTTCTTTGCCCGCTAATGAACCTTCTTTTTCTTGTATAAAACGAGCTGAAATTAAATTGCCTGCCGGCTCTGGCGTTAAAGCCATTCCATAATACTTTTCAGGGAATTGATCTCCACGATAAACCAAGCTACCCGAAGCAGCTGTGAAATTCTTTAATTTACCATCGGCATGCAGCATACCTTTCATGTAGCCACGGTTAATACCGGGATTCATACGGATAGGATAAATAGCATTTCCTCCAATACGACTTACTCCCATTTTTGCTCGATAAGCTGGATTTTTTAATAATGAACCGGGTCGTAAATATTCACCCGTGACAGCTGATGAATTACCATTGTGATAAAGACGGCCATAATCATCCATTGTCAGTCCCCATTGACCGCGGTTTTCTGTCGTGCGCTTCACTAATTTAAAAAATTGATTTTTATAGATTTCTTTTGAATTCTTAGGGAGCTTTGCCACTAAAGGCAGGGCTCTGTAAGAGCTCGATGACTTAGAGTTATAGTACCAATTATCCAATGCGAACAACATCGTATTGGGCTTATGCTCAACACTACCACCCTTGGCATAATCTTTATCGACAAGTTCACGCTTCCCTGCTTTGAGTCCCGGTA is from Lentisphaera profundi and encodes:
- the rsmI gene encoding 16S rRNA (cytidine(1402)-2'-O)-methyltransferase, with the protein product MKGKLIMASGAIGNPEDIPSRALDAVRDSDMLVFEEDRPARAVLKAAKVHREYWKYSEQDEVHTLREVEKALKRGETVCYMSDQGCPTLEDPGSPVLKAAWSVKAQIQVIPGPSSVTAAISACPFTVKGVVVAGFLSRDQEMRESELRKLSASGYPYLIMDTPYRIQHILESLKKVLELEKKFVLAIDISGKHETYFYDNATNILAEAAKLPPKLNFVIIVEGKKEKKQLKQVVRGNGYKQIRRKR
- a CDS encoding tetratricopeptide repeat protein, with protein sequence MKLKLSSLFLLALCLFSCKQPDASVSLLKIEQLFEQKDWETAAYELKKMLPLGEDHPRIYALYAYAQNRRGLAQDVEKFILKANPTNAQVDPQIMTMIGRIHLERGEYPDAIKALDIAYRNDLDNAIPLKLLILAEISNSKKNDGSYDIKKYVKSAKGLKYLMGRKNLRDEVFYNHVAIKEITKEGNRNFIMPFLQKAHTLDPGNPSTTLNAAIALDIIYKAPKLARIRYAKFLDMTKGTNDPQIPEVERRLRQLQGLQ
- the dnaG gene encoding DNA primase — protein: MAQDFDRAKQQVKDRSDIVDIIGSHVKLKKNGPNFLGLCPFHNEKSPSFNVNQNNQFYHCFGCGKSGDVFNFVQDYEQLDFRDALEKLASRANVILPEWGKGQSPEERIKQRNEKEALYDVLDKATNFFHQQLLLPQGADALKYTQGRGLDQQVINSYRLGYAPNSWDALMKWANQHNFSAELLATAGLTKHNEKGKTYDRFRNRLMFPIHDISGRVIAFSARVLEKDDKAAKYINSPETPVFHKGNVLYGIHIAHKHLKESEHFVICEGQLDVIACHRAGVKNAIAAQGTAFTDQHASMIARYAKHVKLCFDADAAGKKAAVKCLNVLLPKGVIPEIISLDEGEDPDTVLKQQGPEVLKEKLSGGINFVDFILSDYGPSSPTQDKVKISEFLLDILSKLPNVLMGDWHLRLASKLQLDAQAISEQLRYLVYNKRDHSQYTKPQTELQQAPQKVAPPPLNLNKISKRAIAEIELITLALSKETFANLVFENTMDIKPETSAASMALHFVNSHIEMGNWRDCKHDLEASFPSIYELVLRQGNISSYHKREAEGNDYEALLQLVDDCVKQINKASIEQNCEEVKMRLLSEEDPEKKQELFKEYMSLNQELKNA
- a CDS encoding MFS transporter; translation: MSDKISFKEKFGYGLGDLASNLFWMQFIWYLNYFYTDVFGLAPAVLVTLMGVVRIWDGLNDPAVGIIADRTETRWGKFRPYLLFGAVPFGIIGILMFTTPDLSAGGKLTWAYITHGAFVLIYTVVNIPYSSLMGVVSPDSKVRTSFSQWRFVMAFSGGIIVQATTLPMVAHFGSGDTTVIEARIETIENKQVIVVKENGNGASRVEATAKLPGYEEPSTFQKILMKLANVPDKKNEGKIYKSKKTFYINNETYFLESKILHKNSDDKLFLDDKFENEHKIGDNTEEFAKIKYCVEGFDSTAVDMGTVFKKNKDTISDEMIPVDLTGAEISVEVVNEQNGFQWATTVFGISAALMFLITFSTTKERVKPPKQEVKTPLKTDIKDLLTNKPWLILFVLGIITLFHVCLRNGAIMYYFKYVVGNTGIVPLFMLSGTIANLVSLVAVGSLEKYLGKKKGFALLMLMTAGLTFVFGMISPENIGMLFAVNIAINLMFGPTAALVFAMYTDAADYSEWKTGRRATGLVMSACTMAQKFGYTLGGMLTMAVLVWIGFEANTVQSQEAQDGISGMVSWMSAIPCVFGFVLMLFYPLTEDKLKEIGEVLKQRRAKAEGSEQAASSEQSKEA
- a CDS encoding substrate-binding periplasmic protein, producing MGTSGDYYPIIFKKDGQFQGVEADLAEALSIELGRPIKFIEMPFSSLIPALNGRQIDIIMAGMSITDERKNFVKFAEPYMEISQMMLIRTRDMGRFRKPGNNYYVNSGMKMGVISDTTGETLAQKHLKKQNIKSYDNIDQAVVALKRKQIDCFIHDAPYIWSYTNTKVDKELTGVYWDLSKEKLAWGLGLTNFSLQQDIEKVLLKWKLNGFKAKIIQKWVPYRVNYSN
- a CDS encoding winged helix-turn-helix domain-containing protein, producing MSITDRVKQELRKEINAGLYPGGSLLPTRHELMEKYSVSRGSIDKVIRQLVQEGILESHQGSGTYVKSPDNKHHIYIILNNDVECAESNKFNGILSLMLSEINDLDYSIHCSSNIEEYFSEIMLNPSSRVIWSRPSIRARYYIKKLKESAIEQILINRSDPEFNFHATDTFGAIDEVLSSIKLKDAEARIGLLVPPLSEEEPFLAVREIYFQELLHTHDLKLAIHQRTLSKKINDVAGVLSTVFKETELDYLFVPDHDMLPIVLTYMAEKGHSERVKIISFDGELDSFYKGSMTIRQNWKLMFDQALEWARSSKGISSQKLIMPEIIYY
- a CDS encoding PVC-type heme-binding CxxCH protein codes for the protein MIDPIAADKIPAAPVLDIDKALASFKVQEGFELEVVASEPQVFNPVTMVFDADGRMWICEMNTYMPNVDGTEEEVAKSKIVILEDSNGDGKVDKRTEFLNDITLPRAIAFVPGGILYADNTQLFFVEVLPGLKAGKRELVDKDYAKGGSVEHKPNTMLFALDNWYYNSKSSSSYRALPLVAKLPKNSKEIYKNQFFKLVKRTTENRGQWGLTMDDYGRLYHNGNSSAVTGEYLRPGSLLKNPAYRAKMGVSRIGGNAIYPIRMNPGINRGYMKGMLHADGKLKNFTAASGSLVYRGDQFPEKYYGMALTPEPAGNLISARFIQEKEGSLAGKEIYNKQELLASTDERFRPVNLYTAADGSIYILDIYHGILQHRVFVTSYLRKQILSRGLDKGNNERGRIYRLRSTQNKLSKTAKLSGLSASQLVSYLLHPSGLVRDTARQQLVFKQDKIAVPAIVKVVGTSEDPRLIINALWTLEGLGAVSPSVVRIALKNDNVKVRVNALAVAEFMNEADRQAMRSELIAFAKQANYEEALQLLLISSDFFAGDDFKTVAELANKFKGKKYVTEALMSGLGSNYKDFTAYASLLKDKKAKSTYAQLGKKKVQSNYAKLSKADKALFNHGKELFFGHANCFGCHGPDAEGLPNMGPPLVKSEWVNGSQERLIKVMLHGLYGPITVNKKKYNTPMPMPGLGANPMFKDKDIAGIATYIRNHFGNKSGAISEKTIQKVRMATKKQSTPYPVSELQ